A DNA window from Maribellus comscasis contains the following coding sequences:
- the rlmH gene encoding 23S rRNA (pseudouridine(1915)-N(3))-methyltransferase RlmH: MKLTLLVVGKTDKIYIKQAIEEYTKRLKHYVSFEIQIIADIKNAKNLTTSQQKTMEGKLILSKDYSGKEIHLFDEGGKMFSSREFARFIEKKMVSGLKEVVFVIGGPYGFSNEVYKQANSKISLSRLTFSHQMARLLCVEQIYRAFTIIKGEPYHHD; this comes from the coding sequence ATGAAGCTTACTTTATTGGTTGTAGGTAAAACAGATAAAATATATATAAAACAGGCAATTGAAGAATATACAAAGCGTTTAAAGCATTATGTTTCTTTTGAAATACAAATTATAGCGGACATAAAAAATGCTAAAAATCTAACTACTTCTCAGCAAAAAACAATGGAAGGTAAGCTTATTCTTTCTAAAGATTACTCAGGAAAAGAGATTCATTTATTTGATGAAGGAGGAAAAATGTTTTCATCGAGAGAGTTTGCCAGGTTTATTGAAAAAAAGATGGTTAGCGGCCTGAAAGAAGTGGTATTTGTAATTGGAGGGCCATACGGTTTTTCAAATGAAGTATACAAACAGGCAAATTCAAAAATTTCTTTGTCCCGACTAACATTTTCGCATCAAATGGCGCGACTTTTGTGCGTTGAGCAAATTTACAGGGCTTTTACCATTATAAAAGGCGAACCATATCATCATGACTAA
- a CDS encoding sensor histidine kinase → MTNMLLKLNKYFFLVLAICLFVSAAIIENGLLSLHPEERLIADFQEQLIADENRLEMNLKDISRIINEDDYWGELNDYLNNNNLLLEKEGVGFLMYFSGELEYWSDRSLSFYDSITQFENLDGFVKLPNGYYLVQSLQVDSADILGLQLIKRNFYYENKYLKNIFLEKYNLPEDYDIIENKTEKLPHIFNKNGEFLFSILPAGQYLCTTKQLYYPGIIYLFGLFILLFYFRKEFVESTASFFLKLFALATTLFVVYWLHLIFQIPKVFFHLQFFSPEYFGLSNWLPSLGDYVLFAMFFFFWMYNFATDLDIQELHEDSKLSRKFVITLLLLFAASLYLLVNYYIQKLILNSTLSFSFNKITEISAQSVLGIFAVGLLLLAVLFFTIRINLQAKNDFKYLEFAGIVLLIVVFLALIQLISVHKIYYTVLVFFIVSANLAILFGKNYLQKFTLSYLIIFVSVTAIYSLLIIYHTTIVKERGHQKLLAVTLVAEHDPAAEVFLTEIQEQIRVDENIMQLLFEDRDKAQERIENYLLETYFNSYFRKYIVDIWVCYPEDKLFRPEIGDTLDCFPFFEDLIKSQGIQIQGTDFYFMDNMNGRISYTGRLKYSSEGSIFINIDSDLLFEGIGFPELLIDKSMMKPDDYKKFSYAKYYGGELTDKYGDYNYNSYVDRYLELSSDDDFSFITDQEYTFKKWDGMEHLIYNTREDNYVIVSRELFTIVDYLISFPYLFVFYFLSVMVLLLIGSKSIRKRRVNFDLKFKIQAAIISIVFVSLLVVALATIFYNIDRYKTKHRNDLDEKMKSIAEEIDMRLEAVNEITDDLQDWMDNELTKLSNIFRTDVNIYGNDGSLISSSRFEIYNRGLVSTRINAQAYYEILGNFQISYFQPERIGELSYLSAYRPIVNYRGDYLGIINLPYFIRQDNYSQEISTFIVAFINLYVLLLLASIIVAVFISNQITRPLVVIQENLQKMELGKQNKPIVYSRQDEIGSLVKEYNKKVEELAISADLLARSERESAWREMAKQIAHEIKNPLTPMKLNIQHLQRTKGEGKEYNEYIERVTATLIEQIDNLSNIATEFSNFAKIPTARNQVFKLAEQLHKVLALFETHEDVSIEFNSNGLENLMVHADREQLSRAIINLVKNGIQSVPETRKGKINILLNRREHMAVVSVSDNGTGVPVELREKLFSPSFTTKSSGMGLGLAIVKNIVENFSGKVWFETKMGKGTTFFIEIPVYSEEKQIS, encoded by the coding sequence ATGACTAATATGCTGCTGAAGCTAAATAAATATTTTTTTCTTGTTCTTGCAATTTGCTTATTTGTCTCTGCCGCTATAATAGAGAATGGCCTGTTGAGCCTGCACCCCGAGGAAAGGCTGATAGCAGATTTTCAGGAACAACTGATTGCTGATGAAAATCGCCTCGAAATGAATTTAAAGGATATTTCCAGAATCATAAATGAGGATGATTACTGGGGGGAGCTAAACGATTACCTTAATAACAATAATTTACTGCTCGAAAAGGAAGGGGTTGGTTTTTTGATGTACTTTTCAGGTGAACTTGAATACTGGTCAGACCGTTCTCTTTCATTTTATGATTCAATTACACAATTTGAAAATCTGGATGGATTTGTAAAATTGCCAAATGGTTATTATTTGGTTCAATCGCTTCAAGTTGATTCTGCTGATATTCTGGGTTTACAATTAATCAAAAGAAACTTTTACTACGAAAATAAATATCTAAAAAATATTTTTCTCGAAAAGTATAACCTGCCAGAGGATTATGATATAATTGAAAACAAAACAGAGAAACTGCCGCACATTTTTAATAAAAATGGCGAATTTCTTTTTTCAATTTTACCTGCCGGGCAATATTTGTGTACCACAAAGCAACTTTATTACCCGGGAATTATTTATTTGTTTGGCTTGTTTATTTTGCTGTTCTATTTCCGAAAAGAATTTGTTGAATCTACAGCATCTTTTTTTCTGAAACTTTTTGCGCTGGCTACCACGTTATTTGTTGTTTACTGGCTACACCTGATTTTTCAAATTCCCAAAGTTTTCTTTCATCTCCAATTTTTTAGTCCCGAGTATTTTGGATTAAGTAACTGGCTCCCCTCGCTGGGAGATTATGTTTTGTTTGCTATGTTTTTCTTTTTCTGGATGTACAACTTCGCAACGGATCTGGATATTCAGGAATTACATGAAGATTCAAAACTTTCAAGGAAATTTGTAATTACTCTGTTGCTTCTTTTTGCAGCAAGTTTATATCTGCTGGTGAATTATTACATTCAAAAATTGATTCTTAATTCTACCCTTTCTTTTTCTTTTAATAAAATAACAGAAATTTCGGCTCAAAGTGTTTTGGGGATTTTTGCCGTGGGCTTGTTATTACTGGCGGTACTATTTTTTACAATCCGGATTAATTTACAGGCAAAAAATGATTTTAAGTATCTCGAATTTGCTGGTATCGTCCTCCTTATAGTAGTATTCCTGGCACTTATTCAACTTATTTCTGTTCATAAAATATATTACACAGTTTTGGTTTTTTTTATTGTTTCGGCAAATCTGGCAATACTTTTTGGGAAAAATTATTTGCAGAAATTTACGTTAAGTTATTTAATTATTTTTGTTTCTGTAACGGCCATTTATTCACTTCTGATAATATATCATACAACCATTGTTAAGGAGCGCGGACACCAAAAATTGTTAGCCGTAACTTTAGTTGCCGAACACGATCCTGCTGCCGAAGTTTTTTTAACAGAGATTCAGGAACAAATCAGAGTAGATGAGAACATAATGCAGCTTTTGTTCGAGGATAGGGACAAAGCTCAGGAGAGAATAGAAAACTATTTGCTTGAAACTTATTTTAACAGTTATTTCAGAAAGTATATTGTTGATATTTGGGTCTGTTATCCGGAAGACAAATTGTTCCGTCCTGAAATAGGAGACACTTTAGATTGTTTCCCGTTTTTTGAGGATTTGATAAAAAGTCAGGGGATACAAATTCAGGGCACTGACTTTTATTTTATGGATAATATGAACGGTCGTATTTCATATACCGGGCGATTAAAATACAGTAGTGAGGGGTCTATTTTTATAAATATAGATTCTGATTTACTTTTTGAAGGGATTGGGTTTCCGGAGTTGTTGATAGATAAATCGATGATGAAACCTGACGACTATAAAAAGTTTAGTTATGCAAAATATTATGGGGGAGAACTGACTGATAAATATGGCGATTACAATTACAATTCATACGTCGATCGATATTTGGAATTGTCTTCTGATGATGATTTTTCTTTTATTACCGATCAGGAATATACGTTTAAGAAATGGGATGGAATGGAACATCTTATATACAATACAAGGGAAGATAATTATGTGATTGTTTCGCGCGAACTTTTTACTATTGTTGATTATCTTATTTCTTTCCCCTATTTGTTTGTGTTCTATTTCCTCTCAGTGATGGTTTTACTGCTGATTGGGAGCAAATCGATAAGAAAACGGCGTGTTAATTTCGATTTGAAATTTAAAATACAGGCAGCAATCATTTCAATCGTGTTTGTTTCTCTTTTGGTAGTTGCCCTGGCAACCATCTTTTATAATATTGACAGGTACAAAACAAAACACAGAAATGATCTGGATGAGAAAATGAAGTCGATTGCCGAAGAAATAGATATGCGGCTTGAAGCGGTAAATGAAATAACTGATGATTTGCAGGACTGGATGGATAACGAATTGACAAAACTATCAAACATTTTCCGAACGGATGTCAATATTTATGGTAACGACGGGAGTTTAATTTCATCATCGCGTTTTGAAATCTATAACAGAGGACTGGTTTCAACACGGATAAATGCGCAAGCATATTATGAGATTCTGGGGAATTTTCAGATCAGTTATTTTCAACCCGAAAGAATTGGAGAATTATCCTATTTGTCAGCGTACCGCCCCATTGTAAACTACAGGGGAGATTATCTGGGAATTATAAACCTACCGTATTTTATCAGGCAGGATAACTACAGCCAGGAGATTTCAACTTTTATTGTGGCGTTTATTAATTTATATGTTTTGCTGTTACTGGCTAGTATTATTGTTGCCGTTTTTATTTCCAATCAGATTACCAGACCTTTGGTGGTTATTCAGGAAAACCTCCAGAAAATGGAGTTGGGCAAACAAAACAAACCCATTGTATACAGCAGACAGGATGAAATTGGAAGTTTAGTCAAGGAATACAATAAAAAAGTAGAAGAGCTGGCCATTAGTGCTGATTTGCTGGCGCGTTCAGAACGTGAATCAGCCTGGCGCGAAATGGCGAAACAAATTGCACATGAGATTAAAAATCCACTCACCCCGATGAAGTTGAATATTCAGCATTTACAACGAACCAAGGGAGAGGGGAAGGAGTATAACGAATATATTGAACGCGTTACTGCCACTTTGATTGAACAGATTGACAACCTGTCAAATATTGCAACTGAGTTTTCAAATTTTGCTAAAATTCCAACAGCACGAAACCAGGTGTTTAAGCTTGCTGAGCAACTTCATAAAGTCCTTGCCTTGTTTGAAACACACGAGGATGTGAGTATTGAATTTAATTCGAATGGATTAGAAAACCTTATGGTGCATGCAGATCGTGAACAGCTGTCAAGAGCTATCATAAATCTGGTTAAAAATGGCATTCAGTCGGTTCCGGAAACAAGGAAAGGAAAAATTAATATTCTGTTGAACAGACGTGAGCACATGGCTGTTGTTTCAGTTTCCGATAACGGAACCGGAGTCCCGGTAGAGTTAAGAGAAAAACTGTTTAGCCCAAGTTTTACAACAAAATCGAGTGGTATGGGACTTGGACTGGCAATCGTTAAAAATATTGTTGAGAATTTTTCAGGGAAAGTGTGGTTTGAGACAAAAATGGGAAAGGGAACTACTTTTTTTATTGAAATTCCCGTTTATAGTGAGGAAAAACAAATAAGTTAG
- a CDS encoding YihY/virulence factor BrkB family protein produces the protein MKVGFLNVSRFKKIGEKIVEKAQKVSLPFFDGVPIYNVALFFWRSIVDGAITTRASAIAFSFFVAFFPFVIFLFTLIPYIPIENFQNELLLLIKEVVPGSTFTTIEETLTTILKQPRGDLLSFGFFAALIFSTNGLASMMSAFDATVHSIYRRKWFSQRIAAIVLLFILSVLLTIAIALLTGGQWLINYLQDSSILRDSFTVYLLTFGKWVITIFLFFFAYSFLYYMAPARKTKWRFISAGGTLATVLSIITIASFTYYINNFSRYNILYGSIGTLLIILLLMYVMSLILLVGFELNASIYQAHTEKEEENII, from the coding sequence GTGAAAGTAGGCTTTTTAAATGTATCTCGTTTTAAAAAGATTGGGGAGAAAATAGTTGAAAAAGCACAAAAAGTATCACTCCCGTTTTTTGATGGTGTCCCGATTTACAATGTAGCTTTATTTTTTTGGCGGAGTATTGTTGACGGGGCAATCACAACCCGTGCATCTGCTATTGCGTTTTCATTTTTTGTTGCTTTTTTCCCTTTTGTAATTTTCTTGTTTACATTAATACCCTACATTCCAATTGAAAATTTTCAGAACGAACTTCTATTATTGATTAAAGAAGTAGTTCCGGGAAGTACTTTTACTACGATAGAGGAAACGTTAACCACTATATTAAAACAACCCAGAGGAGACTTGCTTTCTTTTGGTTTTTTTGCCGCTCTGATTTTCTCTACCAACGGGCTCGCATCAATGATGAGTGCGTTCGATGCTACAGTACACAGCATTTATCGCCGGAAATGGTTTAGCCAGAGAATCGCAGCCATTGTTCTTCTTTTTATACTGTCGGTTCTTTTAACTATAGCGATTGCACTGTTAACCGGTGGACAATGGTTGATTAACTATCTGCAGGACTCAAGCATTTTAAGAGACTCCTTTACCGTTTACCTTTTAACTTTTGGGAAATGGGTAATTACCATATTTCTATTCTTTTTTGCATACTCTTTTTTATATTACATGGCTCCGGCCCGAAAAACAAAATGGAGATTTATATCGGCCGGTGGAACATTGGCTACCGTACTAAGCATTATAACAATAGCAAGTTTTACCTATTATATCAACAATTTTAGCCGCTATAATATTCTATATGGCTCAATAGGAACACTGTTAATAATACTTCTGTTAATGTATGTTATGTCACTGATTCTATTGGTGGGTTTTGAGCTAAATGCCAGTATTTACCAGGCACATACCGAAAAAGAAGAAGAAAATATAATATAA
- a CDS encoding rhomboid family protein, whose translation MDILSDIKQTFKDGSVLTRLIYINLGVFLLVKLVGVFFILANQPFSLTYWLSLPSGLDELIRRPYTLITYMFLHEGFIHILFNLLGLYWFGKLFLYYFEGDKLLSVYLFGGIAGGVLYMISYSIFPVFASVNGLLLGASASVIAILVAVAVYEPNREISLMFIGNVALKYVAGFYVLLSILSISSSNPGGNIAHIGGAVWGWFYIYQLRRGNDIGRGLIKFLNKIPDMFSRKSRMKVTYKQPPRDDYEYNRQKNVQQEEINRILDKIAKSGYESLNKEEKELLFKQGKK comes from the coding sequence ATGGATATTTTAAGCGACATAAAACAAACCTTTAAAGATGGTTCGGTATTAACCCGGCTGATTTACATCAATCTTGGTGTGTTTTTGCTTGTTAAACTGGTTGGAGTATTTTTTATCCTGGCCAATCAGCCTTTTTCACTTACCTACTGGTTGTCTTTGCCTTCAGGGCTTGATGAACTAATCCGTCGTCCTTATACTTTGATAACTTACATGTTCTTGCATGAAGGTTTTATCCATATTCTTTTTAATCTTTTAGGTTTATATTGGTTTGGAAAATTGTTTTTATACTATTTTGAAGGGGACAAACTATTAAGTGTTTATCTGTTTGGAGGAATCGCCGGTGGTGTGTTGTATATGATATCATATAGTATTTTTCCTGTATTTGCTTCAGTAAATGGCTTGTTGCTGGGGGCTTCTGCATCGGTTATAGCTATTCTTGTTGCTGTTGCTGTTTATGAACCAAACCGGGAAATTAGTTTAATGTTTATTGGCAATGTGGCTTTGAAATATGTAGCTGGTTTTTATGTTCTTCTTTCAATACTGAGCATTTCGTCTTCAAATCCGGGAGGAAACATTGCCCATATCGGAGGAGCTGTTTGGGGATGGTTTTATATTTATCAATTGCGCAGGGGAAACGATATTGGAAGAGGACTGATAAAGTTTTTGAATAAAATTCCCGACATGTTCTCACGGAAAAGTAGAATGAAGGTTACCTATAAGCAACCTCCCCGCGATGATTATGAATACAACCGTCAGAAAAATGTACAACAGGAAGAGATAAACCGTATTTTGGATAAAATCGCAAAATCGGGTTATGAAAGTCTGAACAAAGAAGAAAAAGAATTACTTTTTAAACAAGGGAAAAAATAG
- a CDS encoding DUF4783 domain-containing protein, whose amino-acid sequence MTKTKKLIFSTFLITGMVFTSLFCQAQVPDEIVLGFKKGDVKILSRYFNQNVELIVLENEKVYSKAQAQQIVGNFFNNYFPEEFTVIHNSNSNKEGAKAVIGKLITAKGNFRVYFLLKQNDGKEYIHQLRIEKQ is encoded by the coding sequence ATGACCAAAACAAAAAAACTAATATTTTCAACTTTTCTGATTACAGGAATGGTGTTTACATCTCTGTTTTGCCAGGCGCAGGTTCCCGATGAAATTGTATTGGGTTTTAAAAAAGGCGATGTAAAAATACTTTCGCGCTATTTTAACCAAAACGTTGAATTGATTGTTCTTGAAAATGAAAAAGTATACAGCAAAGCGCAGGCTCAGCAAATTGTAGGAAATTTTTTCAATAATTATTTTCCCGAAGAGTTTACCGTTATTCATAATAGTAACAGTAACAAAGAAGGTGCAAAGGCCGTTATAGGGAAATTAATAACAGCGAAAGGAAATTTCAGAGTGTATTTTCTTTTAAAACAAAACGATGGGAAAGAATATATTCATCAACTAAGAATTGAAAAACAATGA
- a CDS encoding c-type heme family protein yields MNKNFAAVFVALVVLISCNSRSSQKENITPDVYSNYLQKGNDISNLAQGVLLANVGKAIQQGGAEHAVEFCNLKASAIIDSLNRVNHCDIFRVSEKNRNPGNTLQNETDRSLWAHYSTQAADRVNDTLIQSSEGFVFYKPIRIALPACLKCHGTVGEEIDQLTNKKLHNLYPSDLATGYKLNDFRGMWKIEFEAN; encoded by the coding sequence ATGAATAAAAATTTTGCTGCCGTTTTTGTTGCCTTGGTTGTTTTGATATCGTGTAATTCCCGTTCCTCCCAAAAGGAAAATATCACCCCTGATGTATATTCAAATTATTTGCAGAAGGGAAATGATATTTCCAATCTGGCACAAGGTGTTTTGCTTGCGAATGTTGGAAAAGCAATTCAGCAGGGAGGAGCTGAACATGCTGTTGAATTTTGTAATCTGAAAGCTTCTGCAATAATCGACAGTTTGAATCGGGTCAATCATTGTGATATTTTCCGTGTTTCAGAAAAGAACCGAAATCCGGGAAATACACTTCAAAATGAAACGGATAGAAGTTTGTGGGCACATTATTCGACACAAGCTGCTGATAGGGTAAACGATACTCTGATTCAGAGTTCCGAAGGGTTTGTATTTTACAAACCTATCAGAATTGCACTACCCGCTTGTTTAAAATGTCACGGAACCGTTGGAGAAGAAATTGATCAATTAACAAATAAAAAACTTCATAATTTGTATCCGTCAGATTTGGCAACGGGTTACAAGTTAAATGATTTCCGCGGGATGTGGAAAATAGAGTTTGAAGCCAATTAG
- a CDS encoding phosphoribosyltransferase, producing the protein MVPLSFIEISERLKNMDLPEVDLVIGIGSGGIVPASLVAFHLKTELQVVVLNYRDENNNPRYDKPVILKKPEMELEGKKILLVDDVSVSGKTMNAALEQLKGLDVKTLAMKGKADYILFPEIKDCVKWPWKVY; encoded by the coding sequence ATGGTTCCATTATCATTTATTGAAATATCAGAACGGTTAAAAAATATGGATTTGCCGGAGGTTGATCTGGTTATCGGGATTGGATCGGGAGGAATTGTACCGGCAAGTTTAGTAGCTTTTCATTTAAAAACCGAACTTCAGGTTGTGGTATTAAACTATCGTGACGAAAATAATAATCCTCGTTACGATAAACCGGTTATTCTAAAAAAGCCGGAAATGGAGTTGGAAGGGAAAAAAATACTTCTGGTTGATGACGTGTCAGTTTCCGGGAAAACAATGAATGCGGCGTTGGAACAGCTAAAAGGACTTGATGTTAAAACCCTTGCAATGAAAGGGAAAGCAGACTATATTTTATTCCCGGAAATTAAGGATTGTGTAAAATGGCCCTGGAAGGTGTATTAA
- a CDS encoding rhomboid family intramembrane serine protease, with the protein MNYRPVLNNIPPVVKNLIIINVLFMLATWVFKNMGIDMVEIFGMHYPGSDKFMLHQVITYMFMHGGFTHILFNMFALWMFGRVLESVWGPKRFLMYYMITGIGAIALHTLISYFEISAMQNTIQAFQNTPSPEILDQFVQKNLPNSSVQVRDFVNSWYDDPTNNAFAGEGLNLMQRILQMKMDIPTVGASGAVFGILLAFGMLFPNTQLMLLFPPIPIKAKYFVIGYGLVELYLGLAQPGSNVAHFAHLGGMLFGFILIKYWNKNSRHFY; encoded by the coding sequence ATGAATTACAGGCCTGTTTTAAACAATATCCCACCGGTTGTAAAAAATCTCATCATCATCAATGTTCTTTTTATGCTGGCTACCTGGGTATTTAAGAATATGGGGATTGATATGGTTGAAATTTTTGGTATGCATTACCCGGGTTCTGATAAGTTTATGCTGCATCAGGTTATAACTTACATGTTTATGCACGGCGGATTTACGCATATCCTTTTTAATATGTTTGCCCTGTGGATGTTTGGGCGGGTTTTGGAAAGTGTGTGGGGACCCAAAAGATTTTTAATGTATTATATGATAACCGGCATTGGAGCCATTGCACTCCATACTTTAATCAGTTATTTTGAAATTTCTGCCATGCAGAATACAATTCAGGCGTTTCAGAATACTCCATCGCCTGAGATATTGGATCAGTTTGTTCAAAAAAATCTGCCTAATTCTTCGGTTCAGGTTCGCGATTTTGTAAATTCCTGGTATGACGATCCTACAAACAATGCTTTTGCGGGCGAGGGATTGAACCTGATGCAAAGAATTTTGCAAATGAAAATGGATATCCCGACTGTTGGAGCGTCGGGAGCTGTTTTTGGGATTTTGCTTGCATTTGGAATGTTATTTCCAAATACTCAGTTGATGCTGCTTTTCCCTCCTATTCCGATTAAAGCCAAATATTTTGTTATTGGTTATGGTTTAGTCGAACTTTATCTCGGACTTGCTCAGCCGGGCAGTAATGTAGCTCACTTTGCCCATCTTGGAGGAATGTTATTTGGTTTTATACTTATTAAGTATTGGAATAAAAATTCGAGACACTTCTATTGA
- a CDS encoding DUF6565 domain-containing protein, translating to MNSSFRKNGLRFVFVSLILVVSNSCQKPADKEAYLQNFRDFVERVKKYHDDYTKGDWEWADKRFTQYSDKWYDDFKEELTSNEKIEVLTLKLEYQNLKEPSVISDLLKSLKREDVDEIKDKIDEYIEKDLDEDVEKVMDGLKEIGDSAVKVVEDILEEIDNRF from the coding sequence ATGAATTCAAGTTTTAGAAAAAATGGCCTTCGTTTCGTTTTTGTTTCTCTCATTCTTGTTGTTTCCAATAGCTGCCAAAAGCCGGCCGATAAGGAAGCTTACCTTCAAAATTTCAGAGATTTTGTTGAGCGGGTAAAAAAGTACCATGACGATTATACCAAAGGAGACTGGGAATGGGCTGATAAACGTTTTACGCAGTACAGCGACAAATGGTACGACGATTTTAAAGAGGAGCTCACAAGCAATGAAAAAATTGAAGTTCTTACGTTAAAACTGGAGTACCAGAATCTAAAAGAGCCAAGTGTGATTTCCGATTTGCTTAAAAGCTTAAAAAGAGAAGATGTAGATGAGATAAAGGATAAAATTGACGAATATATCGAAAAAGATTTAGATGAGGATGTTGAAAAGGTAATGGATGGTTTGAAGGAAATAGGCGATTCTGCCGTTAAAGTTGTGGAGGATATTTTGGAGGAAATTGACAACAGGTTCTGA
- a CDS encoding glycoside hydrolase family 43 protein: MKFVKFFLLSFFVLSFFSFKQDSKSFKPGEVWPDDNGVHINAHGGGVLFFEGKYYWFGEHKVEGRRGNQARVGVHCYSSEDLYNWKDEGIALNVSDDPDSPITVGCVIERPKVIFNKNTEKFVLWFHLELKGQGYSAAQTGVAVADTPAGPYTFLKALNPNAGKWPAGYSDELKKKAFPNNLEGWTDEWLKAVKEGMFVHRDFEKGQMARDMTLYIDEDGTAYHIHASEENLTLHIAELTEDYTDFTGKYIRVLPTGHNEAPSIFRRNGKYYMITSGCTGWDPNAARLLVSDSVMGEWEYVENPCIGEDKDLTFHSQSTFILPVQGKKDAFIFMADRWRPQNAIDGRYIWLPVQFKKDGTPFLEWKDEWDLSFFD, translated from the coding sequence ATGAAGTTTGTTAAGTTTTTTTTATTGTCGTTTTTTGTCTTATCATTTTTTTCTTTTAAGCAAGATTCAAAATCTTTTAAGCCCGGAGAAGTGTGGCCCGATGATAATGGTGTTCATATAAATGCACATGGCGGAGGAGTCCTTTTTTTTGAAGGGAAATATTACTGGTTTGGCGAGCATAAAGTTGAAGGGAGGCGCGGAAACCAGGCAAGAGTTGGTGTGCACTGCTATTCTTCAGAAGATTTATACAACTGGAAAGATGAAGGGATTGCATTAAATGTCAGCGATGATCCTGACAGTCCGATTACTGTCGGCTGTGTAATTGAGCGCCCCAAAGTAATTTTTAATAAAAACACGGAAAAATTTGTACTTTGGTTTCATCTTGAGCTAAAAGGGCAGGGCTATAGTGCCGCTCAAACCGGAGTTGCTGTTGCCGATACGCCAGCCGGACCCTATACTTTTTTAAAAGCCTTGAATCCAAATGCCGGTAAATGGCCTGCAGGTTACAGCGACGAATTAAAAAAGAAAGCTTTTCCAAACAATTTGGAAGGCTGGACCGACGAGTGGTTAAAAGCCGTGAAAGAAGGCATGTTTGTTCACCGCGATTTTGAAAAAGGCCAAATGGCGAGGGATATGACACTTTATATTGATGAGGACGGAACGGCATACCATATTCACGCATCCGAGGAAAATCTGACTTTGCATATTGCTGAACTGACCGAAGATTATACCGATTTTACAGGCAAGTACATCAGGGTTTTGCCAACCGGTCATAATGAGGCTCCTTCAATTTTTAGACGCAATGGGAAATATTATATGATTACCTCTGGTTGTACCGGCTGGGATCCGAATGCTGCCCGATTACTGGTTTCCGACTCTGTAATGGGAGAGTGGGAGTATGTTGAGAATCCTTGTATTGGAGAGGACAAAGATTTAACATTTCATTCTCAAAGTACATTTATTTTGCCGGTTCAGGGGAAAAAAGATGCCTTCATTTTTATGGCCGACAGATGGAGACCTCAAAACGCAATTGATGGTCGCTACATATGGTTACCTGTTCAATTTAAAAAGGACGGTACTCCTTTTTTGGAATGGAAAGATGAATGGGATTTAAGTTTTTTTGACTAA